One Fuerstiella marisgermanici DNA window includes the following coding sequences:
- a CDS encoding pilus assembly protein TadG-related protein encodes MCTYKANPKRSLTGRKHLDRRGVILVFAAVMLLISFAFAAFVVDFGMVTLTKGQMQNAADSAAHAATLEIARSFGPGNELTVDQAESIARARAVEMISKFRTGDVAATDAHQVRDIRVGRRSWNDSDKEWEDEWGVSPYNMVEVTVRRTNTDTTALPMTFAKLLGRENFELTTTSVYALQPGNGFTLPPGTPPSDTIHLLPIALDLGSWSNLLDQVYGTSTSSACGNVGTGQGANANSFDDEYAWNANDRVVEADESDGILEINIYPDLNSGLAPGNRGTVDLGHAGNSTSDLKRQIRYGLNSYDLSFFPNNRITFDSSGALYLNGDTGISAGIKDALEDIIGQVRAIPIFISVTGQGNNATYTIVKFVGVRIMGVKLTGGPNSRHLTVQPAVFSDSHVLRGDLSVNVDSILSQPVPVH; translated from the coding sequence ATGTGCACCTACAAAGCAAATCCTAAGCGATCATTGACTGGCCGGAAGCACCTGGACCGTCGAGGAGTAATTCTGGTGTTCGCGGCTGTTATGCTGTTGATCTCTTTTGCATTCGCCGCGTTTGTCGTCGATTTTGGTATGGTAACGCTCACGAAGGGCCAGATGCAGAATGCTGCCGATTCTGCTGCCCATGCCGCAACGCTTGAGATTGCGAGGTCTTTCGGCCCCGGCAATGAGCTTACAGTTGATCAAGCGGAAAGCATCGCTCGTGCACGGGCCGTTGAGATGATTTCGAAGTTCCGAACTGGTGATGTTGCGGCCACGGACGCGCATCAGGTTCGCGACATTCGAGTCGGCAGGCGGTCATGGAACGACTCTGATAAGGAGTGGGAAGACGAGTGGGGCGTGTCACCGTACAACATGGTCGAGGTTACGGTCAGGAGAACGAACACTGACACCACCGCATTGCCAATGACGTTTGCAAAGCTTCTGGGACGTGAAAACTTCGAACTGACCACCACCTCCGTTTACGCTCTCCAGCCCGGAAACGGATTCACACTGCCGCCCGGTACTCCACCTTCGGACACAATTCACCTGCTTCCGATCGCACTTGATCTGGGATCATGGTCAAACCTGCTGGATCAAGTGTATGGGACCAGCACGTCGTCGGCATGCGGAAACGTTGGGACTGGGCAGGGCGCCAACGCGAATTCGTTTGACGATGAGTACGCGTGGAATGCCAATGACCGGGTTGTGGAAGCGGACGAATCAGATGGAATCCTCGAAATCAACATCTATCCGGACCTCAACAGTGGGCTGGCTCCAGGGAATCGCGGCACGGTAGACCTCGGCCACGCAGGAAACAGCACCTCGGACCTGAAACGACAGATTCGCTACGGACTCAATTCATACGATCTGTCGTTCTTTCCAAACAACAGGATTACGTTCGATTCGAGTGGAGCCCTGTACCTGAACGGAGATACCGGAATAAGTGCCGGCATCAAAGATGCGCTTGAAGATATCATTGGCCAGGTTCGCGCTATTCCCATCTTCATTTCCGTTACTGGTCAGGGAAACAACGCGACGTACACGATTGTTAAGTTCGTGGGTGTCCGCATCATGGGCGTGAAACTTACCGGCGGGCCAAACTCTCGACACCTCACAGTTCAGCCAGCCGTGTTCTCTGACTCGCACGTCCTCCGCGGCGACCTGAGCGTCAATGTCGACTCAATTCTGAGCCAGCCCGTTCCCGTCCACTAG
- a CDS encoding response regulator — translation MGDSNKQVRLINRLRDKGPIRVLVADDEPVIRRIVCVFLKEIGYPTTEVETGLELIDAVANHNHDLILTNVEMPGINGLDAVARVRKQELLTGTRTPIIVMSSSYDRSLCMEAGADDFIRKPIVAERLFETIDRVLT, via the coding sequence ATGGGTGACTCAAACAAGCAGGTTCGACTCATCAATCGCCTGCGGGACAAGGGACCAATCCGAGTTCTGGTGGCGGACGACGAACCAGTAATCCGTCGCATAGTCTGCGTGTTTCTTAAAGAAATCGGTTACCCGACTACGGAAGTCGAAACCGGCCTGGAACTCATTGATGCCGTCGCAAATCACAACCATGATCTAATCTTGACCAATGTCGAAATGCCAGGAATCAACGGTTTAGATGCTGTTGCGCGCGTCCGTAAACAGGAACTTCTTACCGGCACGCGTACTCCAATAATCGTTATGTCGTCCAGCTACGATCGCAGCCTATGTATGGAAGCAGGCGCTGACGACTTCATTCGCAAGCCAATCGTTGCCGAACGGCTGTTTGAGACGATTGACCGCGTACTGACGTAG
- a CDS encoding lamin tail domain-containing protein produces the protein MLSVSNFVINEIFAHPPDSVAGDANRDGTSDAAIDEFVQIVNHGATAEDKSGWTISDGVSVRHTLPAAAVIPAGQAIVKFEGVRIMGVKLTGRPDSRHLRVQPAVFSDSHVLRGDFSVNVDSILNQPVPVKMHG, from the coding sequence ATGCTGTCGGTGTCGAATTTTGTAATTAATGAAATCTTTGCCCACCCTCCCGACAGCGTCGCTGGAGACGCGAACCGCGATGGAACCAGTGACGCCGCGATAGATGAGTTCGTCCAAATCGTGAATCACGGTGCCACTGCAGAAGACAAGAGCGGATGGACAATCAGTGACGGGGTCTCTGTTCGCCATACGTTGCCCGCTGCCGCAGTGATTCCCGCAGGGCAAGCGATTGTTAAATTCGAGGGTGTCCGCATCATGGGCGTGAAACTCACTGGCAGGCCAGACTCTCGACATCTTAGGGTTCAGCCAGCCGTGTTCTCTGACTCGCACGTCCTGCGCGGTGACTTTAGCGTCAACGTCGACTCTATCCTGAACCAGCCCGTTCCCGTCAAGATGCACGGTTGA
- a CDS encoding TadE family protein: MRNSDTASRRNQKRNFRRGAAMVEMAVCFPIFMLILLGIMEFGRALMVSQLLASASREGCRTAIVDGSTNSDVETKVKNHVTSMVGCLASDVTVEIVVTSIQTGNEIASLAVAEQRDLIEIDVTVPFNSISYSGGRFLNGQTIRGQCAMRKE; encoded by the coding sequence ATGAGAAATTCAGACACCGCCTCGCGGCGAAACCAAAAGCGTAACTTCCGCCGGGGAGCTGCCATGGTAGAAATGGCCGTCTGCTTCCCAATCTTCATGCTGATTCTGCTCGGAATCATGGAGTTTGGTCGCGCGCTAATGGTTTCCCAGCTCTTAGCGAGCGCCTCCCGCGAAGGTTGCCGCACTGCCATCGTGGATGGTTCGACAAACTCCGATGTCGAAACAAAAGTGAAGAATCACGTCACGTCCATGGTTGGCTGCTTAGCATCTGATGTCACTGTTGAAATTGTTGTGACGTCAATCCAAACGGGCAACGAAATTGCGAGCCTGGCAGTTGCCGAACAACGAGACTTGATCGAGATTGATGTGACCGTCCCGTTTAATTCGATCAGCTATTCGGGCGGCCGATTCCTGAACGGGCAAACAATACGCGGACAATGCGCAATGCGCAAAGAGTGA
- a CDS encoding choice-of-anchor tandem repeat NxxGxxAF-containing protein: MRNIIPIVLLFSLFDVNAAPAGVVSSFEYIFETTNLPSLNNAGQVAFQHSSSILRWEPGSSSVTTIASSGNTVGSRTIDGFFGTRTSINDAGIVAFRARYTGSSSGGIVVGGGGSLTEVAFDSFASDLGARPRVNNLNQVVYTANDGEDIRREVIGNSTITTIATDSEFGFTPSPTPAMNNNGDVVFQGNRMSPFEQGIYTGTPSNRITIGTNADTLRSFSVAPDINDSLEAVYVATFDVPSPNDFDGLYFDSPTISPIRIAGGPDFIDGTFYNSNPNITSNGEVYVSATHSVDGTGIYRWDGATLQRLIGEGDSLDGGIIQSVFLGHDSVNDAGQFAFRATIDNGTSTRNALFVGSVSAVPEPRSLLALGAGFLCVALRFRRRNLQCSGALSSARNDECTSVT, translated from the coding sequence TTGCGCAACATCATCCCAATCGTGCTCTTGTTCTCGCTGTTTGACGTCAATGCCGCACCGGCCGGCGTGGTGAGTTCGTTCGAGTATATCTTTGAAACAACCAACCTTCCATCATTGAACAACGCTGGCCAGGTTGCGTTTCAGCACTCTTCGTCGATTCTTCGCTGGGAACCTGGAAGCAGTTCTGTCACGACAATTGCTTCTTCAGGCAACACCGTCGGCAGCCGCACGATTGACGGTTTTTTCGGGACTCGAACGTCCATTAACGACGCTGGCATCGTCGCATTTCGAGCACGCTACACCGGTAGCAGCAGCGGCGGCATTGTTGTTGGCGGTGGTGGTTCCCTCACGGAGGTTGCATTCGACAGCTTTGCCTCGGACCTGGGTGCCCGTCCCCGCGTTAACAATCTGAATCAGGTGGTTTATACGGCAAACGATGGAGAGGACATTCGTCGCGAAGTGATCGGGAATTCGACGATCACCACCATCGCGACAGATTCTGAATTCGGATTCACTCCGTCTCCGACGCCGGCAATGAACAACAACGGAGACGTTGTTTTTCAGGGCAACCGAATGAGCCCGTTTGAGCAAGGGATCTATACGGGAACACCATCGAATCGTATCACCATCGGCACAAACGCAGATACGCTCCGTTCATTCAGCGTGGCCCCGGACATCAATGATAGCCTGGAAGCAGTTTATGTGGCGACGTTTGATGTGCCGTCACCAAACGATTTTGATGGGTTGTATTTTGATTCCCCGACTATTTCACCGATTCGAATCGCCGGCGGTCCAGACTTTATCGACGGCACGTTTTATAACTCCAATCCCAACATCACCAGCAATGGCGAAGTCTACGTTTCGGCAACCCATTCAGTCGACGGGACAGGCATCTACCGGTGGGACGGCGCAACTCTGCAACGTCTGATTGGTGAAGGCGATTCTCTGGATGGCGGAATCATTCAATCCGTATTTCTGGGGCACGACTCTGTCAACGATGCCGGTCAGTTTGCCTTTCGAGCCACGATTGACAACGGCACATCAACTCGCAACGCATTGTTCGTTGGCTCAGTTTCAGCGGTTCCCGAACCGCGCAGCCTGCTGGCATTGGGAGCCGGATTTCTATGTGTCGCACTACGATTTCGAAGACGGAATTTGCAGTGTAGTGGGGCTCTGTCGAGTGCTCGTAATGATGAATGCACCAGCGTGACTTAG